The sequence ccttcgcacaaagaagaaggtaagctCCTCAATACCTAgaaaaaggccaactgtgccatctacttttatctctctttccatggctgacaaaaccgtcggagggtgtgtccggacaccccgtccggacgccttttgcaggagcAGCTGAATCAGGAATTCGTGTTCGTTGAGATCGTATGTttatccatttggcaactacgagGATTGCTgagaatacgaggcctcaacagTCGTATGAAGTAAGGCTAATCATGTAATTAACAGATGATTTTAGTTCATTTGGTCATTGTCTTTTTAAGTCTTAAATCATTGTGTTGTTTGGTATAGCATCCTTTCTCATGTCCTTTTACTAGAATTATTCTTTAGGATTCGAGAGGGACTAGTCTATCCAGACATtaaataattacttaaaaaaaaaaaaaaaaactaataggatgaggaggaggaagaagaagatgaaatgGTACAAATTCCATATAAAAGTTGGAATGGGTTTGGTAATGGAGGGGAGGGGACGGGAGAGGAGAGGAGAAATGGAGACAGAGCAATCAATCAGATTGACAAGCCACCCTCTGCCACCACTCCATTTGCCTTTCTTTGAAAAGGGTAGGTTAGGATTCCGATTTATCCATACTTCATATTTACCCAAAACTAGGTCAACCCGACAAAGATACAAGCCTTCTCCATTTCCTACATTAACCTTCCCATATTATATCTTCCTTTCACTATCACCTCGGTTttcttccttagtttttaatttttttttatttttaaaagtattttatcgaataaagtttgttttaaatctcaattataaaaaaataaaaaacaacagggaaaaaaaaaaagaattgatgcCGTCAAATAAGTGCCGAAGAAGGCGAGGAAGAGAAGTTGTGGTAGTTGCTAAGTTCGCTTATGATGACAGCGGCAAAGGGTGGCGGAATATAAGTGAGTGGAAACCGTTGATCAAAAACGTGGCAGAAGATGAGCGGAAGAGGAGAGAGGTTGGTAATgggaagagagagaggggaTTGGAGGGAGGGGAGAGGGTGTCAGATACGTCTGGAACATTCCGGGAAAAGCGGGGCCCACTGAAAAATGGTTGTGGATAGGGACGACCCCCAACACCCCCCACCGCGCTTTCATCACTCCACACGCCATCCATCCTAGGGAAGCTGCCGCGAAACGCGGCGACCAGATAAGCCCCGGCCCTACCCACCCAGTCCCGTCTTCAAAAATCTTAAGAATGCGTGTCCATCACTCTCACGTGCTCTCCACGTGTCTCAATCACAGCTCCCCTCGGTTTCGAACGTCGGTTGACGTGGGCGGCTCTTGTGTGTGGGAAGAAGGAGAGTGGTCCACGTGAGAAGAGGGTCACCGTACGGAGAGTGGGTGGACGAGGAAAATGGttgagagggagagaggggaAAGGTGGAGATCCTTGTCGTGCCGATTTTATCCACTTTGAACCACGTTATTCTCAATCCCCCattctttttccatttattaCCTCCATGCCACTCTTCCCCTTCCCccaccaattttttatttatttaatttttttaaaggaaatttctcattttaatataaataaagcATGAAACACTtcgttatattaaaaaaaaaaatcattaaaattaatcttaattatattgAAGTGATTACGGCTGCAGCCGACAGTCCTTAAAAGACGAAGTAAACAGCAGATGTATTAATGAGGAGATGCCCACCAAGTGGGGGTGGCGCCGGTACAGACTACAGCCATATATCCTCTCACAGTCATTATTTATGGAAAGGAGGCGAATTATGGAGGCGGCTGTGAGGATGATTTAAATAGGCAGAACGGCACTTGATATAGGAGTGAGTGGCAGTGATgtaaaaaagtagaaaagagAGGGGTGGGCAGGGAAAAGCAGAGGCAATGCTTATCCAAATGCCAGCTAGGAAGTGGAGGGGTGGGAGCGGCGTGCTGGGTCACGCTGGCCGAGTCAGTCTCCTCTGGCTGGGCGAACGCCCTTTGCGTTTTTTggcttttcaattttaatgtttttatattgtaAAGTAATTTCCCATTTGAAAAGTCGGTCATCCCTCTCACcctctattatttatttatttattttctatgcaACCCAACCCCCAGCTGTCATTTATCACCACACCACACATGACACCCCCCTCTATCCCATCGCCCTTCCTTCCCATTTTACCCATTTACCCCCCTTTTCCCTCTTATTCCCGTAATCACCCCAACAAACCATGTGACAAAATTCTAGTTATTTAGATGAAGATGGAAGCTCTCACTCACGTTAATATGATGGCAGAGTGAGTACAAAATCAGTAATCAATTATGTTGGTATAGAATAGGTATATCCATTGTAATGGGATAATGGTATGGTGGGGTAATGGCGTGGTCTTTTTTTACTcttgataatttattaaaatatgagaaGGATAATGATCATGACATTTACTCCCAATCACCTCCGAGACTACGAGTTTAGCTTTAAAAAACCAAAGCCAATCTTAACTAAGGTGGGGAGGCTGCATTTGACCTAACTTTTTGATTGGAAATGTAGAggataatattgtttattgagtGAATCCCACCAGTGGCCCATTTCTTTcccattaaataaaattgggatGTTTTGGTGAACCGAACGACCCAAcgccaaaataaataaattattattattattatttacttcaTTTTCCAATCTAGGTAAACTTCGGCCACCTCACCTACCCTTTAACTTTAATCCTTCAAGCAATAACTCCAACCCTTCATCAATTGCCCTCTTTAACCTCAATTCTCTTTATTTAAAGAAGATTTTGTTTCATgataattttatgaaacatttttaacctaaaaagtattttttttatataaaatattagtattatttttggtttagaaaaattgaaagaaaagtgagaaaaaaaataatttttttaattcaataaattattttcatatgcttctttaaatttattttacttatttttttattacaatgatttaatatctattaaaaaataaaataagattgaaaatttatttgataataattttaagaagcatttctaatttaaaaagtattttaaaaaaatattaaaaatgtttgataaaattttaaaaatacttttataaaattttaaaatataatattgaaaaattaattataatggttttttttagaaCGCTTTTACTcgaaaaaacactttcattaaaaagattttgaatAGAAACACTCTCGAACATActctaattaaattaaattacaaatgtttttaagtatttttttatatctagaACTATTTAGAccttatgattaatttttaatgacaTATTCTAGaattttcttaggattttaataTGCTGAATTTCATATTAACATCAAATGGGAACGGATAATGACGAAATATGAGAATATAACGAGGGGTATTTTGGTCAAAAAGGGTTAAAACCCAATCCCAAGCGTAAATCCAAACCATGGTTAAAATGTTAACTGTGATGAAGCTTCCTTCGGCTCTATCTCATTCTCAtatctatttttccttttccatgtTCTAATCCTTGTATCGCTTCTCCGTCTTCTCTTCTTCGATATCACGTGCTTTTCTCAGCATCTAATCGCCGTTTTACCGTCGCAGGCGCTCCGGCAACGTCCCAatcatgcctttttttttctttctccggTAGGGTTCTACAACCGAGTATCACTCGCTGAAACTACCGTTTCTTTGATCTACTGTTGGCCGGGTCTAAATTTTCTTCAGTTTTCTTGTGTTTTGACTGGTTTTAGAGAAAATGCGAGGATTTGAAACTTTAAATCACaggtttttttcattattttcctcTGAATTGAGCCTCGTCCACTATTAAGCTTAGTCGAGGAGAgcttttatttttaggaaacgAAAACTACATTAAACGTACAAGTCGAGAGTTTCTTTGATTTCCTctacttttcatttattttcttccgTTTTTTATTGCCACATAACCGAGCACTTGCGTGTTTTTTAACGTTTAAGAGGTGAATTGAAGGTTAGGTTGCGTTTTatgtatgttttgttttttttaattttgattattttttttttcaggaaaTTGCTGATCTGTTAACGGCAGAAGTTTGGCGATCGATTATTTGCTTGATTTGGTTTTTGGGTAAGATCTCGATATTTCGTTATTTTCTGTCTCCGAGTTTTTGAGATCTGAAATTACTTGTGTCTGTTCAGTTTTAGCGTGAACTGGAGCCATTTTCCcgtgaaatttatattttattaatcttttctattttcaattcaTGAAAAGGTTGTTTCCTGTTTCAAGGGTTCTCtcaaattatttgtttgttttttcttttaaattcttttagCGATTAGTGATTATATTATCACGAGTGTTTTGCTATTCTTTGAGGTAGGTTAGCTTTCAAGGGAAATGttttggtgaaatttttttttagagagaattCCAGTGCAGAGGCAACTGAGAAAACATGAATTCACCAAAATGGAGTCTTGACCAAATCTTTTTCTTAGAGAAATTTTCGAGGATCTATTTTCCAGCTAAAGAAATGAACCCAACTGTAATAACATTGCAAAACATGTGGATAAGACACTAGAAACAAGTAATACCACTAAACTAGAAATCAGACTGTTTGGAAGTTTTGGAATATaattaaacaagaaaatgaggacAAAGCCCAGgagaatatttgaaattattaggCTTCTTttggaggaaaagaaagaaaaatgaagaaaattactTAACAATAGACCGCTTCTTCAAACTGTTTTTGACATTCCGTTTTTCCTTTCCCCTCATTCTTTGTGATCGAGAAGGaacttattttgaaatttagaaGGATACCCTTAACTCTTGAAGGAAAAAGATGGAATGTTATGTTGTTAAAAGAGTATAGGAATATGGGTATGTTTAGTAAAGCAAATTTAGTGTaaaaactcatattttttaattttgttatgattACCTGGAGGGATGGGGTGCATGTGCGCACACACAACTTGGATTAATATATGAGTACAACCTATCCTTAGATTGCCAATCAACTAGGTTGAGAAATGGTTgatcacaaaaaatataatgaattttggtttttctctctaaattttattttatgtgtagTATCAATCACCCATTCTGTCGCAGGATGCTTTTGGTGTTGAACATATCCTTATCTAGGTCATTTACCCTTTTACCATTTTTATGCATAATAACAAAGCCTTTTTtaagagagagaaggaaaatattTATGTAGAGAGCGTGGAAATTGCTTGGGGAACTAGAAGCTGTCTTTTTGGCATGTGGCAGAACACATGTGGAACCTAGGTCTAGCATGGGGGCAGATTATTGGGTGGTTTTATCTTTTATGTACTATTACACGTTGGCTAACTGTGGGTGAGCTTCGTGGGCATGAGTGTTTTTGGCATTTACAGCCTCTTATCTAAGTGTAGGTCAAACCAATTCAGCCTTTTGCTTTGCCTTAGCTTGTGTTACCATGAAATGGTTTTGTAAGCATTACTCTGTTGGGAGCAGTGATATTTTGGGTCAGCAAAATAGTTGGTCCTCTTCTGATGAATAATCATAGGTGATCAGCCTTGTCTGGATAGATATTCGGAAGTGCTTTCTTGTCTTTTGGAAGCCAACAACAAATATTGTAAAGGGGGGAAATGTGTTTGGTAGTGCTCCTAAAAGTGTCTAtttaaaaccaaacaagagAGAAATTATAGAAGCTTTGATGCATGATGAAAATTTGTAGCTTTTAAAGCAACTCTTTTTTATTCCTTGCATGCCTTCTATATCCTTCTACATCCTTTATTACCAATGACACCAAACTGATGCACGTGAATGCCGCTGCAAGCGTTGACCGGTTGATTGCTACATCCTTCTATATCCATCATTGTTGATTTCTCCACCAATGGTACAAGTCTGTTACTGCTACTGTCACCATCACCTCTACCACTGGTGTCCTTTGGCTGTTTCACTTCCATCATTACCATTGTCCATTTCACAATATTGAAACCATCAATATCATTACTACACATGATTACTGTTCTCTGCAGAGAAAGTAAGAAGGAATTGCTGCTTTTATTTCTTCCAAACATTTTTGAAAGGATATATGGGTGGTGCTTTTCTAATAAGTTATCAGAGGTGTTATATGGGAACAGAATATAAAATAGAGCAGGAACTGAAAGTTGGAAATAAATATGACAAGTTATTCTGGAATCAAATGATTTTGGGTTTTCTAGTTAGCATTGTGGAATTAAGTTTACTAACAAAATTCCTTTTTGCAGTTATTCTCATTGTATCACTGAGCAATTGAAATAgaaattttactattttgtcTTTTGTTGTTTGCCTGTGTGATTCATTTGGATgatctctctccctctctccctgtgtgtgtgtgtgaaataTAATGTTGTGTATTTACATATGAGAATCAAGTAATATGGGCATTttattccttctttttcttgtacattgtaggtttttatatttttggactCCAACAATTGTGAGAGATATTTCTATTTGAGACTTTGTTGATTTTACTTGATCAGCACTTGTATTATATGTAAGTAGGCAAACACTCTTTCTGCAAGTGATGGCCTCAAGATCATGTGCAAATTTTTTGGACTTGGCTTCTGGAAACCTGCTGGATATCCCTCATACTCCTAGACCTCTTCCACGGGTGATGACTGTTCCTGGAATCATCTCTGACTTGGATGGATATGGCAGTAATGATGGGGATTCTGATGTTTGTCATGAGCGGAAAATTATAGTGGCAAATATGCTGCCTTTGCATGCTCAAAGGGATAAAGTGACTGCCAAATGGTGCTTTAGTTTAGATGAAGATTCTCTTCTATTGCATTTAAAGGATGGTTTCTCCCCTGAAACAGAGGTTATTTATGTGGggtctctcaaggttgaaataGATGCAAGTGAGCAGGAAGAAGTTGCACAGAAACTGCTGGAGGATTTCAATTGTGTACCAACATTTTTACCTCATGACCTGCATAAAAAGTTTTATCATGGGTTCTGTAAACAGCAACTGTGGCCTCTTTTTCATTACATGTTGCCCATGTGCCCCGACCATGGCGATCGCTTTGATCGCGTGCTTTGGCAGGCCTATGTTTCTGCTAATAAGATATTTGCAGACAAGGTCAGAGAAGTGATCAATCCTGATGATGATTATGTTTGGGTTCAGGATTATCACTTGATGGTTCTCCCTACATTCTTAAGGAAGCGCTTCCATCGTGTCAAGCTTGGGTTCTTCCTGCACAGTCCATTCCCCTCATCAGAAATATACAGAACCCTACCAGTTAGAGATGAAATTCTCCGAGGATTGCTGAATTGTGATCTAATTGGCTTTCAGACATTTGATTATGCTCGCCACTTCCTGTCCTGCTGCAGTAGAATGCTGGGTTTGGACTACGAATCTAAGCGGGGACACATTGGACTTGATTACTCGGGTCGGACTGTGTATATCAAAATTCTGCCTGTTGGGGTTCATATGGGTAGACTTGAATCTGTACTGAATCTTCACTCTACATCTgccaaaatcaaagaaattcaaaaacagtttgaagggaaaaaattgattcttggtgtggatgacatggatATATTTAAAGGTATTAGTCTGAAATTTCTTGCTGTAGAACAGCTCTTACAACAGCACCCAGAGTTGCAAGGAAAACTTGTACTGGTTCAAATTGTGAACCCGGCGAGGAGCACAGGGAAAGATGTCCAGGAAGCAAAAAGAGAGACATATTTAACTGCTGAAAGGATCAATAAAACTTATGGTTCCCCAAATTATGAGCCGGTGATTCTCATTGATCGTCCTGTTGCTCGCTATGAGAAGTCTGCCTATTATGCTGTGGCAGAATGTTGCATAGTGAATGCTGTAAGGGATGGAATGAACTTAGTTCCTTACAAGTATATTGTCTGCAGGCAGGGAACTCCACATATGGATAAAGAAACAGGCATGAACTTGGTTTCTCCTCCCACCAGCATGCTTGTTGTCTCTGAGTTTATAGGTTGCTCACCTTCTTTAAGTGGAGCAATTAGGGTTAACCCATGGGATACTGATGCTGTGGCTGAAGCCTTAAATTTGGCAATTACCATGCCCAATTCTGAAAAGCAGTTGCGTCATGAGAAACACTATCGATATGTTAGCTCTCATGATGTGGCCTACTGGGCACGCAGCTTTATGCATGATCTTGACAGAGCATGCAAGGATCATTATAGCAAACGGTGTTGGGGAATTGGTCTGGGACTGGGTTTCAGAGTTGTTTCGCTTTCCCCAAGTTTTAGGAAATTGTCTATTGACCATATAGTCT is a genomic window of Vitis riparia cultivar Riparia Gloire de Montpellier isolate 1030 chromosome 1, EGFV_Vit.rip_1.0, whole genome shotgun sequence containing:
- the LOC117912151 gene encoding probable alpha,alpha-trehalose-phosphate synthase [UDP-forming] 10 isoform X1, with the translated sequence MASRSCANFLDLASGNLLDIPHTPRPLPRVMTVPGIISDLDGYGSNDGDSDVCHERKIIVANMLPLHAQRDKVTAKWCFSLDEDSLLLHLKDGFSPETEVIYVGSLKVEIDASEQEEVAQKLLEDFNCVPTFLPHDLHKKFYHGFCKQQLWPLFHYMLPMCPDHGDRFDRVLWQAYVSANKIFADKVREVINPDDDYVWVQDYHLMVLPTFLRKRFHRVKLGFFLHSPFPSSEIYRTLPVRDEILRGLLNCDLIGFQTFDYARHFLSCCSRMLGLDYESKRGHIGLDYSGRTVYIKILPVGVHMGRLESVLNLHSTSAKIKEIQKQFEGKKLILGVDDMDIFKGISLKFLAVEQLLQQHPELQGKLVLVQIVNPARSTGKDVQEAKRETYLTAERINKTYGSPNYEPVILIDRPVARYEKSAYYAVAECCIVNAVRDGMNLVPYKYIVCRQGTPHMDKETGMNLVSPPTSMLVVSEFIGCSPSLSGAIRVNPWDTDAVAEALNLAITMPNSEKQLRHEKHYRYVSSHDVAYWARSFMHDLDRACKDHYSKRCWGIGLGLGFRVVSLSPSFRKLSIDHIVSTYKRTTRRAIFLDYDGTVVPQSSIIKSPSPEVISVLSTLCSDPKNTVFIVSGRGRSSLSEWLAPCERLGIAAEHGYFMRWNESTKWESCNLAADLDWKKVVEPVMRLYTETTDGSNIEIKESALVWHHQDADPDFGSCQAKELMDHLENVLANEPAVVKRGQHIVEVKPQGVSKGLVAEKVLSTMVNDGKPPDFVMCIGDDRSDEDMFEGIFRTISSPSLSMSPEIFACTVGQKPSKAKYYLDDTTDVVRLLQGLATASNPKPRYIAQIQVSFESSI
- the LOC117912151 gene encoding probable alpha,alpha-trehalose-phosphate synthase [UDP-forming] 10 isoform X2; this encodes MASRSCANFLDLASGNLLDIPHTPRPLPRVMTVPGIISDLDGYGSNDGDSDVCHERKIIVANMLPLHAQRDKVTAKWCFSLDEDSLLLHLKDGFSPETEVIYVGSLKVEIDASEQEEVAQKLLEDFNCVPTFLPHDLHKKFYHGFCKQQLWPLFHYMLPMCPDHGDRFDRVLWQAYVSANKIFADKVREVINPDDDYVWVQDYHLMVLPTFLRKRFHRVKLGFFLHSPFPSSEIYRTLPVRDEILRGLLNCDLIGFQTFDYARHFLSCCSRMLGLDYESKRGHIGLDYSGRTVYIKILPVGVHMGRLESVLNLHSTSAKIKEIQKQFEGKKLILGVDDMDIFKGISLKFLAVEQLLQQHPELQGKLVLVQIVNPARSTGKDVQEAKRETYLTAERINKTYGSPNYEPVILIDRPVARYEKSAYYAVAECCIVNAVRDGMNLVPYKYIVCRQGTPHMDKETGMNLVSPPTSMLVVSEFIGCSPSLSGAIRVNPWDTDAVAEALNLAITMPNSEKQLRHEKHYRYVSSHDVAYWARSFMHDLDRACKDHYSKRCWGIGLGLGFRVVSLSPSFRKLSIDHIVSTYKRTTRRAIFLDYDGTVVPQSSIIKSPSPEVISVLSTLCSDPKNTVFIVSGRGRSSLSEWLAPCERLGIAAEHGYFMRWNESTKWESCNLAADLDWKKVVEPVMRLYTETTDGSNIEIKESALVWHHQDADPDFGSCQAKELMDHLENVLANEPAVVKRGQHIVEVKPQGVSKGLVAEKVLSTMVNDGKPPDFVMCIGDDRSDEDMFEGIFRTISSPSLSMSPEIFACTVGQKPSKAKYYLDDTTDVVRLLQGLATASNPKPRH